A single region of the Malus sylvestris chromosome 8, drMalSylv7.2, whole genome shotgun sequence genome encodes:
- the LOC126631511 gene encoding kinetochore protein NUF2 homolog, with protein sequence MSKFAYPKLTRSDIVTILADVHIVAISDRDLVNPNPDFVVDLYTRILVSLDFFHEEDFGQVEFSALEQLENPDFHMDSARNLKLCNRIKEVVALVDCPKRFTVKVLIKPETDRTEYFVSALLNFSLHRETKVNILTQVVDQLTDIDERRKGWEDKISQLNAEIADYNEAREKELPLVQEVDAKVKELHQTASGRNHCSGLFLLLQVSSAEFSLVQSVQENANLRSRIVQSPDKLQRALEEKKSVREEAKNAERSAKQSFEEKTAVDEVYTKVSKKLSKHLAQMQAIQEQVNSAKSVDRDVKAVKAKLSDDGVVSKSLHETILNLFPNISIGLLSKEKNLNELKKQLERERDLKFEEASKDLNNVELEVESRRRDLETRQKAVEAAVEEVDSITSKTASIKESEAVDQKELARNCEEIMKEFHQYQNSIRVLLLGSQ encoded by the exons ATGTCGAAGTTTGCGTACCCGAAGCTTACTCGCTCCGACATCGTCACAATCCTCGCCGACGTTCACATCGTCGCTATTTCCGACCGCGATCTCGTCAACCCCAACCCTGATTTCGTCGTCGACCTCTACACCCGCATCCTTGTCTCCCTCGACTTCTTCCACGA GGAAGATTTTGGGCAGGTTGAGTTTTCGGCCTTGGAGCAGCTCGAGAACCCTGATTTTCACATGGACTCGGCCCGGAACCTGAAGCTATGCAACAGAATCAAGGAAGTGGTGGCTTTAGTAGATTGTCCGAAGAGATTTACCGTAAAAGTTCTCATAAAACCTGAGACGGATCGGACTGAATATTTTGTCAGTGCACTTCTCAATTTCTCTCTTCA CAGAGAGACAAAAGTGAATATCCTTACCCAAGTCGTGGATCAATTAACTGACATAGATGAGCGACGCAAAGGATGGGAGGATAAGATTTCCCAG TTGAATGCAGAGATTGCGGACTACAATGAAGCAAGAGAAAAGGAGTTGCCTCTTGTTCAAGAGGTAGATGCAAAAGTTAAAGAATTGCACCAAACCGCTTCAGGCCGTAATCATTGTTCTGGTTTATTCCTTTTACTACAGGTTTCGAGTGCAGAGTTTTCTTTGGTACAAAGTGTCCAAGAAAATGCAAATTTGCGCTCAAGAATTGTTCAGTCACCAGATAAATTGCAG AGGGCTTTAGAAGAGAAGAAATCAGTTCGTGAGGAAGCGAAAAATGCTGAAAGATCAGCGAAGCAATCTTTTGAGGAGAAGACTGCTGTTGATGAGGTTTATACAAAG GTCTCTAAGAAATTGTCAAAGCACTTGGCCCAAATGCAGGCTATACAGGAACAG GTCAATTCTGCTAAATCAGTCGACAGAGACGTTAAGGCTGTAAAAGCTAAACTAAGTGATGATGGAGTTGTAAGCAAGTCTCTTCACGAAACTATATTGAATCTCTTTCCTAACATATCGATAGGACttttatcaaaagaaaaaaat TTGAATGAACTAAAAAAGCAgctagaaagagagagagatctaaAGTTTGAGGAGGCTTCTAAAGATTTGAATAATGTGGAGCTGGAGGTGGAATCTAGGAGGCGTGATCTAGAAACAAGGCAAAAAGCTGTTGAAGCTGCAGTGGAAGAG GTGGATTCTATCACTTCAAAGACAGCATCGATAAAAGAATCTGAAGCAGTTGATCAGAAAGAATTAGCTCGTAACTGTGAGGAGATCATGAAAGAG TTCCACCAGTACCAGAACTCAATTAGGGTCCTGCTACTGGGGAGCCAATAG